The Pantoea phytobeneficialis genome has a segment encoding these proteins:
- the rbfA gene encoding 30S ribosome-binding factor RbfA, with translation MAKEFGRPQRVSQELQKEIAIILQREIKDPRLGMMVTVSGVEVSRDLAYAKVFVTFLNDKDEEAVKNGLKALKEASGYIRTLVGKAMRLRIVPELTFFYDNSLIEGMRMSNLVTNVVKNDAERRGDHATDDDKED, from the coding sequence ATGGCGAAAGAATTTGGCCGCCCACAGCGCGTTTCACAGGAATTGCAGAAAGAGATCGCAATCATCCTGCAACGCGAAATTAAAGATCCGCGCCTTGGTATGATGGTGACGGTTTCTGGCGTTGAAGTGTCACGCGATCTGGCTTATGCCAAAGTGTTTGTCACTTTTTTGAATGATAAAGACGAAGAAGCGGTGAAAAACGGTCTGAAGGCACTCAAAGAGGCTTCAGGTTATATCCGTACTTTAGTCGGTAAAGCGATGCGTCTGCGCATTGTGCCCGAGCTGACCTTCTTCTATGACAACTCGTTGATCGAAGGTATGCGCATGTCAAACCTGGTCACCAACGTTGTCAAAAATGATGCTGAACGCCGTGGCGATCATGCAACGGACGACGACAAGGAGGATTGA
- the truB gene encoding tRNA pseudouridine(55) synthase TruB has protein sequence MSRPRRRGRDVHGVLLLDKHQGASSNDVLQKVKRIFNANKAGHTGALDPLATGMLPICLGEATKFSQYLLDSDKRYRVIARLGERTDTSDADGNVVETRPVSFTQAELDAALESFRGDTQQVPTMFSALKHQGRPLYEYARQGITVERDARPITVYELLFIRWEGDELELEIHCSKGTYIRTIIDDLGEKLGCGAHVIMLRRLQVSRYPAEKMVTLEQLQALLEQATAAEIAPAELLDPLLLPMDSPAADFPEVNLPDAVAAFFKLGQPVQAEGVPAAGLVRVTEGEARKFIGMAEIDERLRVAPRRLVVEFPQ, from the coding sequence ATGAGTCGTCCTCGTCGTCGCGGTCGCGATGTGCATGGTGTATTGCTGCTGGATAAGCATCAGGGTGCGTCCTCTAACGACGTGCTGCAAAAAGTAAAACGCATCTTTAATGCGAACAAAGCGGGCCACACCGGCGCGCTGGATCCGCTGGCAACCGGCATGCTGCCCATCTGTCTCGGTGAGGCCACCAAGTTTTCGCAGTATCTGCTGGATTCGGATAAGCGTTACCGGGTGATTGCTCGCCTGGGTGAACGTACCGATACCTCTGATGCCGACGGCAATGTGGTCGAAACCCGTCCGGTCAGCTTTACTCAGGCTGAGCTGGATGCGGCACTGGAAAGTTTTCGTGGCGATACCCAGCAGGTGCCGACCATGTTTTCGGCGCTGAAGCATCAGGGGCGTCCGTTGTATGAGTATGCACGCCAGGGGATTACCGTTGAGCGTGATGCCCGTCCCATCACCGTGTATGAACTGCTGTTTATTCGCTGGGAAGGGGATGAGCTGGAGCTGGAAATCCACTGCTCTAAAGGTACCTATATTCGGACCATCATCGACGACCTCGGCGAGAAACTCGGTTGTGGTGCCCATGTGATCATGCTGCGTCGTTTGCAGGTTTCCCGCTATCCGGCAGAGAAAATGGTCACGCTTGAGCAGTTGCAAGCGTTGTTGGAACAAGCCACAGCGGCAGAAATCGCGCCTGCTGAACTGCTCGATCCGCTCTTGTTACCGATGGATAGCCCGGCTGCGGATTTTCCGGAAGTGAATCTGCCCGATGCCGTTGCCGCTTTCTTTAAGCTGGGCCAGCCGGTGCAGGCCGAAGGGGTACCTGCGGCGGGCCTGGTGCGAGTCACGGAAGGCGAAGCGCGTAAATTTATCGGTATGGCAGAGATTGACGAGCGACTGCGTGTTGCGCCACGCCGTCTGGTGGTAGAATTTCCGCAATAA
- the rpsO gene encoding 30S ribosomal protein S15: MSLSVEAKAEIVAKYGRGANDSGSTEVQVALLTAQINHLQGHFSEHKKDHHSRRGLLRMVSQRRKLLDYLKRKDVARYTSLIENLGLRR, encoded by the coding sequence ATGTCTCTAAGCGTAGAAGCTAAAGCAGAGATCGTTGCCAAATACGGTCGTGGTGCTAACGACAGCGGTTCAACTGAAGTTCAGGTTGCTCTGCTGACTGCTCAGATTAACCACCTGCAGGGTCACTTCTCTGAGCACAAAAAAGACCACCACAGCCGTCGCGGTCTGCTGCGCATGGTATCCCAGCGTCGTAAGCTGCTGGACTACCTGAAGCGTAAAGACGTTGCACGCTACACCAGCCTGATCGAAAACCTGGGTCTGCGTCGCTAA
- the pnp gene encoding polyribonucleotide nucleotidyltransferase codes for MLNPIVRKFQYGQHTVTLETGMMARQATAAVMVSMDDTAVFVTVVGQKKAKPGQDFFPLTVNYQERTYAAGRIPGSFFRREGRPSEGETLIARLIDRPVRPLFPEGFVNEVQVIATVVSVNPQVNPDIVAMIGASAALSLSGIPFNGPIGAARVGYINDQYVLNPTADEIKQSRLDLVVAGTQNAVLMVESEADILTEDQMLGAVVFGHDQQQVVIENINALVAEAGKPRWDWQPEPANDALISRVAALAEARISDAYRITDKQERYAQVGVIKDETIAALLAEDETLDDAEIGDIVHSLEKNVVRTRILNGEPRIDGREKDMIRGLDVRTGVLPRTHGSSLFTRGETQALVTATLGTARDAQSLDELMGERTDSFLFHYNFPPYSVGETGMVGSPKRREIGHGRLAKRGVLAVMPKQEDFPYTVRVVSEITESNGSSSMASVCGASLALMDAGVPIKAAVAGIAMGLVKEDEKFVVLSDILGDEDHLGDMDFKVAGSREGVTALQMDIKIEGITREIMQVALNQAKGARLHILSVMEQAISTPRQEISEFAPRIYTIKINADKIKDVIGKGGSVIRALTEETGTTIEIEDDGTVKIAATDGLKAKEAIRRIEEITAEIEVGRIYSGKVTRIVDFGAFVAIGGGKEGLVHISQIADKRVEKVTDYLQMGQEVPVKVLEVDRQGRVRLSIKEATEQKPQAVETTAATDAPDAE; via the coding sequence TTGCTGAACCCGATCGTACGCAAATTCCAATATGGTCAGCATACCGTCACGCTGGAAACTGGCATGATGGCACGCCAGGCCACCGCTGCTGTGATGGTAAGCATGGACGACACCGCGGTTTTCGTAACCGTTGTTGGCCAGAAAAAAGCTAAACCAGGTCAGGACTTCTTCCCGTTGACCGTCAACTATCAGGAGCGTACTTACGCTGCTGGCCGTATCCCGGGTAGCTTCTTCCGTCGTGAAGGCCGTCCGAGCGAAGGTGAAACCCTGATCGCGCGTCTGATTGACCGCCCGGTTCGCCCGCTGTTCCCGGAAGGTTTTGTTAACGAAGTTCAGGTTATCGCTACCGTTGTTTCTGTTAACCCACAGGTTAACCCGGATATCGTTGCGATGATCGGTGCTTCTGCTGCGCTGTCGCTGTCTGGTATTCCGTTCAACGGCCCGATCGGTGCTGCGCGCGTTGGTTACATCAACGATCAATACGTACTGAACCCGACGGCTGACGAAATCAAACAATCTCGTCTGGATCTGGTGGTTGCCGGTACACAGAACGCCGTGCTGATGGTGGAATCTGAAGCTGATATCCTGACTGAAGATCAGATGCTGGGTGCGGTGGTATTCGGCCACGACCAGCAGCAGGTTGTCATCGAAAACATCAACGCGCTGGTGGCTGAAGCCGGTAAACCGCGTTGGGACTGGCAGCCAGAGCCTGCTAACGATGCGCTGATTTCACGCGTTGCTGCACTGGCTGAAGCACGCATCAGCGATGCTTACCGCATCACTGATAAGCAGGAACGTTACGCTCAGGTTGGTGTTATCAAAGACGAAACCATTGCAGCGCTGCTGGCTGAAGACGAAACGCTGGATGACGCTGAAATCGGTGACATCGTGCACAGCCTGGAAAAGAACGTGGTACGTACCCGTATTCTGAACGGCGAACCGCGTATCGATGGCCGTGAAAAAGACATGATTCGTGGTCTGGACGTGCGCACTGGCGTGCTGCCGCGTACCCACGGTTCTTCGCTGTTCACCCGTGGTGAAACTCAGGCGCTGGTTACTGCTACCCTGGGTACTGCGCGTGATGCGCAGAGCCTGGACGAGCTGATGGGCGAACGTACCGACAGCTTCCTGTTCCACTACAACTTCCCTCCGTACTCGGTGGGTGAGACCGGTATGGTCGGTTCACCAAAGCGTCGTGAAATTGGTCACGGTCGTCTGGCGAAACGCGGCGTGCTGGCGGTGATGCCGAAGCAGGAAGATTTCCCGTACACCGTACGTGTGGTATCTGAAATCACCGAATCAAACGGTTCTTCTTCTATGGCTTCCGTGTGTGGCGCTTCTCTGGCGCTGATGGATGCTGGTGTGCCGATCAAAGCTGCCGTAGCCGGTATCGCGATGGGCCTGGTAAAAGAAGACGAAAAATTTGTGGTTCTGTCTGACATCCTGGGTGACGAAGATCACCTCGGCGACATGGACTTCAAAGTGGCCGGTAGCCGTGAAGGTGTGACCGCGCTGCAGATGGATATCAAAATCGAAGGGATCACCCGCGAGATCATGCAGGTTGCTTTGAACCAGGCTAAGGGTGCGCGTCTGCACATTCTGAGCGTGATGGAGCAGGCAATCAGCACGCCGCGTCAGGAGATTTCTGAGTTCGCACCGCGTATTTACACCATCAAGATCAATGCAGACAAGATCAAAGATGTCATCGGTAAAGGCGGTTCTGTCATTCGTGCGCTGACTGAAGAAACCGGCACCACCATCGAAATCGAAGATGATGGCACCGTGAAGATCGCCGCGACCGATGGCCTGAAAGCGAAAGAAGCTATTCGTCGTATCGAAGAGATCACCGCAGAAATCGAAGTGGGCCGCATTTACAGTGGTAAAGTGACCCGTATCGTTGATTTCGGTGCCTTTGTTGCGATTGGCGGCGGCAAAGAAGGTTTGGTACACATCTCTCAAATCGCTGACAAGCGCGTTGAGAAGGTGACCGACTATCTGCAGATGGGCCAGGAAGTTCCGGTTAAAGTACTGGAAGTGGACCGTCAGGGCCGTGTACGTCTGAGCATCAAAGAAGCGACAGAGCAGAAACCGCAGGCGGTCGAGACTACCGCTGCGACCGATGCACCTGACGCCGAGTAA
- the nlpI gene encoding lipoprotein NlpI, with product MKPFLRWCFVATALTLAGCSNSNWRKNEVLAVPLQPTLQQEVILARMEQILASRALTDDERAQLLYERGVLYDSLGLRALARNDFSQALSIRPDMPEVFNYLGIYLTQAGNFDAAYEAFDSVLELDPTYNYAHLNRGIALYYGGRYKLAQDDLLAFYQDDPNDPFRSLWLYLVEREMDVDKAKVSLKQRYDKAVRDQWGWNIVEFYLGDISEKTLMERLKADATDNTSLAEHLSETNFYLGKYYLSLGEKDDAKALFKLAVANNVNNFVEHRYALLELAQLGQAQDDLSESDQQ from the coding sequence ATGAAGCCTTTTTTGCGCTGGTGTTTTGTTGCGACAGCTTTGACGCTGGCAGGATGCAGCAACTCCAATTGGCGTAAGAACGAAGTTCTGGCAGTACCTTTGCAGCCCACACTGCAGCAGGAAGTGATTTTGGCGCGAATGGAACAAATTCTTGCCAGTCGCGCCCTGACCGATGATGAACGCGCACAGCTATTATATGAGCGTGGAGTGTTGTATGATAGCTTAGGTCTGAGAGCATTAGCGCGGAACGATTTCTCGCAAGCGCTGTCTATCAGACCGGATATGCCTGAGGTGTTTAACTATCTCGGCATATATTTAACGCAGGCAGGCAATTTTGATGCTGCCTATGAAGCGTTTGATTCTGTACTTGAGCTTGATCCAACTTACAACTATGCGCATTTAAACCGTGGTATCGCCCTCTATTACGGCGGTCGATACAAGTTAGCGCAAGATGATCTGCTGGCGTTTTATCAAGACGATCCTAATGATCCATTCCGCAGCCTGTGGCTCTACCTCGTTGAACGCGAGATGGATGTCGACAAAGCAAAAGTTTCGCTGAAACAGCGTTACGACAAAGCGGTCCGGGATCAATGGGGATGGAATATTGTCGAGTTCTACCTGGGCGACATCAGTGAAAAAACATTGATGGAACGTCTCAAGGCGGACGCAACGGATAACACCTCGCTCGCTGAACATCTCAGTGAAACCAACTTCTATTTAGGTAAGTACTACCTAAGTCTGGGGGAGAAGGACGACGCGAAAGCGTTGTTCAAACTGGCGGTGGCCAACAACGTTAATAACTTTGTTGAACACCGATACGCATTGTTGGAACTGGCGCAACTCGGCCAGGCACAAGACGATTTATCAGAATCTGACCAGCAATAG
- the yrbN gene encoding protein YrbN: protein MKMTENFHDELCRLAAAI, encoded by the coding sequence ATGAAAATGACTGAAAATTTTCATGACGAGTTATGTAGACTGGCCGCCGCAATCTAA
- a CDS encoding DEAD/DEAH family ATP-dependent RNA helicase has product MTDIQTTFADLGLNESILSALNDMGYVKPSPIQAECIPHLLAGRDVLGMAQTGSGKTAAFSLPLLNNIDPNLKAPQILVLAPTRELAVQVAEAATEFSKHMRGVNVLALYGGQRYDVQLRALRQGPQIVVGTPGRLLDHLKRGTLDLSNLRGLVLDEADEMLRMGFIEDVETIMAQIPEGHQTALFSATMPEAIRRITKRFMKDPQEVRIQSSVTTRPDISQSYWTAYGRKTDALVRFLEAEDFDAAIIFVRTKNATLEVAEALERSGYNSAALNGDMNQALREQTLERLKDGRLDILIATDVAARGLDVERISLVVNYDIPMDAESYVHRIGRTGRAGRAGRALLFVENRERRLLRNIERTMKLTIPEVELPNAELLGERRLAKFAAKVQQQLESSDLEMYRALLSKMQPEEDLDIETLAAALLKMAQGERPLIVPADAPRPPRREFRDRDDRRDSRDSRDSRGPRDSRDGDRPRRERRDVGEMQLYRIEVGRDDGVEVRHIVGAIANEGDISSRYIGNIKLFASHSTIELPKGMPGEVLQHFTRTRILNKPMNMQLLGDAQPFERGERSERRGGGRDFGGERRGGNREGGAPRGEGREGGRRFSERREGGRFSREGNRGPRREEAGAAAPRRRDI; this is encoded by the coding sequence ATGACTGATATTCAAACCACTTTTGCTGATCTGGGCCTGAACGAATCCATCCTGTCTGCTCTTAACGACATGGGATACGTCAAGCCGTCACCGATCCAGGCTGAGTGCATTCCGCACCTGCTGGCTGGCCGTGACGTGCTGGGTATGGCACAGACCGGTAGTGGCAAAACTGCAGCATTCTCTCTGCCGCTGTTGAATAACATTGATCCAAATTTGAAAGCACCGCAGATTCTGGTGCTGGCACCGACCCGTGAGCTGGCGGTGCAGGTTGCTGAAGCAGCAACTGAATTCTCCAAACACATGCGTGGCGTAAACGTGTTGGCCCTGTACGGCGGCCAGCGTTATGACGTACAGCTGCGTGCACTGCGTCAGGGCCCGCAAATTGTCGTGGGCACCCCGGGTCGTCTGCTTGACCACCTGAAACGCGGTACGCTTGATCTGTCCAACCTGCGTGGTCTGGTACTGGACGAAGCTGACGAAATGCTGCGTATGGGCTTTATTGAAGACGTTGAAACCATCATGGCGCAGATCCCGGAAGGTCATCAGACCGCTCTGTTCTCTGCCACCATGCCGGAAGCGATTCGTCGTATCACCAAGCGTTTCATGAAAGATCCGCAGGAAGTGCGCATCCAGTCCAGCGTGACTACCCGCCCGGACATCTCTCAGTCTTACTGGACCGCTTATGGCCGTAAAACTGACGCGCTGGTGCGTTTCCTCGAAGCAGAAGACTTCGATGCTGCGATCATCTTCGTGCGTACCAAAAACGCAACGCTGGAAGTGGCTGAAGCGCTGGAGCGCAGTGGTTACAACAGCGCAGCACTGAACGGCGACATGAACCAGGCACTGCGTGAGCAAACGCTGGAGCGTCTGAAAGATGGTCGTCTCGACATCCTGATCGCAACCGACGTTGCTGCCCGTGGTCTGGACGTTGAGCGTATCAGCCTGGTTGTTAACTATGACATCCCGATGGACGCAGAATCTTACGTTCACCGTATTGGCCGTACCGGTCGTGCAGGCCGTGCAGGTCGTGCGCTGCTGTTCGTTGAGAACCGCGAGCGTCGTCTGCTGCGTAACATCGAACGCACCATGAAGCTGACCATTCCGGAAGTTGAACTGCCGAATGCTGAGTTGCTGGGTGAGCGTCGTCTGGCTAAATTCGCGGCGAAAGTTCAGCAGCAGCTGGAAAGCAGCGATCTGGAAATGTACCGTGCCCTGCTGAGCAAAATGCAGCCGGAAGAAGATCTGGATATCGAAACCCTGGCTGCGGCACTGCTGAAAATGGCTCAGGGCGAACGTCCTCTGATCGTACCTGCTGATGCACCGCGTCCGCCGCGTCGTGAATTCCGTGATCGTGATGATCGTCGTGATTCCCGTGACTCTCGCGATTCTCGTGGTCCGCGTGACAGCCGTGATGGCGACCGTCCGCGTCGTGAGCGTCGTGATGTGGGCGAAATGCAGCTGTACCGCATTGAAGTGGGCCGTGATGATGGTGTTGAAGTTCGTCATATCGTGGGCGCGATCGCTAACGAAGGTGACATCAGCAGCCGTTACATCGGTAACATCAAGCTGTTTGCTTCTCACTCTACTATCGAGCTGCCGAAAGGCATGCCGGGCGAAGTTCTGCAACACTTCACCCGCACGCGTATTCTGAACAAACCGATGAATATGCAGTTGCTGGGCGACGCACAGCCGTTTGAGCGCGGTGAGCGTAGCGAACGTCGTGGCGGTGGTCGTGACTTCGGTGGTGAGCGTCGCGGTGGTAACCGTGAAGGTGGCGCACCGCGTGGTGAAGGTCGTGAAGGCGGTCGTCGTTTCTCTGAACGTCGTGAAGGTGGCCGTTTCAGCCGTGAAGGTAACCGTGGCCCTCGTCGCGAAGAAGCGGGTGCAGCAGCACCGCGTCGTCGTGATATCTAA
- a CDS encoding SDR family NAD(P)-dependent oxidoreductase produces MKALEGKIALVTGASKGIGAAIAMTFAAAGARVVVNYRQDEVGAADVVTDIRALGSDAIAVQADVSREADVARLFATAIDQFGAPDIVVNNAGIFHHGDFTALSVVEMQQQLNVNLFGTLLVCQRAAQHFPSRGGCIINLSALNSQRSTPGSVLWAATKGAIDTLTQGLARELGPRNIRVNALAPGIILTEGLLAAKKMHPELKAQLIAATPLGRFGLPEDVAQVALFLASEESAYVSGERVLIAGGV; encoded by the coding sequence ATGAAAGCACTTGAAGGCAAAATTGCGCTGGTGACGGGCGCTTCGAAAGGCATTGGTGCCGCCATTGCCATGACTTTCGCGGCGGCCGGCGCCCGGGTGGTAGTGAATTATCGTCAGGATGAAGTCGGCGCAGCTGACGTGGTGACGGATATCCGTGCTCTGGGTAGCGATGCCATCGCCGTGCAGGCTGATGTCTCGCGTGAAGCTGATGTTGCACGGCTCTTTGCTACCGCCATTGATCAATTCGGCGCCCCGGACATCGTGGTGAACAACGCAGGCATTTTTCATCATGGTGATTTCACCGCGCTGAGTGTCGTTGAGATGCAGCAACAGCTGAATGTAAACCTGTTCGGCACGCTTCTGGTTTGCCAGCGAGCAGCACAGCATTTTCCGTCACGCGGTGGTTGCATCATCAACCTGAGTGCGTTGAATAGCCAGCGCAGCACGCCCGGTTCAGTGCTGTGGGCCGCCACCAAAGGCGCGATCGATACCCTGACACAGGGTCTGGCACGAGAACTTGGGCCGCGTAATATCCGCGTCAATGCCCTGGCCCCAGGCATTATCCTGACCGAAGGTTTACTGGCGGCGAAGAAGATGCACCCGGAACTGAAAGCACAGTTAATTGCAGCAACACCGCTGGGACGCTTTGGCTTACCGGAGGATGTGGCGCAGGTCGCGCTGTTCCTCGCATCGGAGGAGTCTGCCTATGTCAGCGGCGAACGGGTGCTGATTGCTGGCGGCGTGTAG